One genomic window of Ziziphus jujuba cultivar Dongzao chromosome 4, ASM3175591v1 includes the following:
- the LOC107433877 gene encoding receptor-like protein 7: MFLNFPLILLSLFHLLLAVEISSSVRLVCRSNESLALLQFKESLISSRDACKDPFGYPKVESWKLHGKGGDCCSWDGVECDERSGHVVGLNLSNSCLYGSFNSSNSLFQLVHLRMLDLSNNDFNLSEIPSAISNLSRLTSLRLSNSSFSGQIPSQLSHLSNLSFLDLSYNIDIIYEENLLELKTSILRNLAKNLKSLEILHLDYVNVSSELPETLANLSSLTTLSLENCGLSGEFPPSIFHLPNLQFLNVQYNVDLTGFIPEFHSSSPLKSLRLRSTNFSGQLPSSIGNINSLYDMVISYCNFSGPIPSSFTNLTQLSYLDLSHNRLTGEIPLWIMKLTKLKRLYLSFNEFQGTIPTAISELMNLEYLDLASNRLNGTVDMDMFRNLRNLTLLLLSSNALSLVSKPSSTFVQKFHVLGFGSCNLTKFPSFLQNQNELQWLDLSNNSIHGLIPKWILNISKETMQYLNLGQNFLTGFEQSPLFLPWSALEVISLGYNNLQGSIPVPPPSTMVYILNDNELTGEIPRSICSLNQLNTLDLSYNKLSGLLPPCFNNFSNSLTYLKLRKNHFYGTIPLTFTKENGLKMFDLSENQFKGQIPRSLAICTMLEYVDLSSNQINDTFPFWLGNLPYFKVLILRANQFHGAIKSPDLETSIYGFPALQIIDLSYNDFSGPLPSSYFQSWNAMKFVPTGGLAYMKAPMYLKMESCGWINQFHYSFLLMNKGTETEYDKINEFLTVIDLSSNRLDGNIPECIGNLQGLYSLNLSHNILTGHIVPSLGNITMLESLDLSHNELTGEIPQELKQLKSLSSFYVSYNHLRGVIPKGEQFDTFDANSFDGNPGLCGKQLSKGCDGSENPPTSTAFEEDEGSIFEFELEWRIVVVGFSTGIAVGVGIGYWFTTRKRS, from the coding sequence ATGTTTTTGAATTTTCCATTGATATTACTCTCCTTGTTTCATCTTTTGCTTGCTGTTGAAATTTCTTCCTCTGTTCGACTGGTTTGCCGTAGCAATGAGAGCTTGGCTTTGTTGCAGTTCAAAGAAAGCCTCATCAGCAGCAGGGATGCTTGTAAAGACCCTTTTGGTTATCCAAAAGTTGAATCATGGAAACTCCATGGAAAAGGTGGAGATTGTTGCTCTTGGGATGGTGTGGAATGTGATGAAAGAAGTGGCCATGTAGTTGGTCTGAACCTCAGCAACAGTTGTCTCTATGGTTCTTTCAACTCAAGCAATAGCCTTTTCCAACTTGTTCATCTTCGGATGCTGGATCTGTCCAACAATGATTTCAACCTTTCAGAAATCCCATCTGCAATTTCCAATCTCTCAAGGTTAACTTCTCTCAGACTATCTAATTCTTCGTTTTCCGGTCAAATTCCTTCTCAACTTTCACATCTATCAAACTTATCTTTTCTTGATCTTTCTTACaatatagatattatttatgAAGAAAATTTGTTGGAACTGAAAACTTCTATTCTGAGAAATCTAGCAAAAAACCTAAAAAGCTTAGAGATACTTCATCTAGATTATGTAAACGTATCATCGGAATTACCTGAAACACTGGCCAATTTGTCTTCTTTGACAACTCTGTCTCTAGAAAATTGTGGATTGTCTGGTGAATTCCCACCTAGCATATTTCATCTCCCTAACTTACAGTTTCTAAATGTCCAGTACAATGTAGATCTTACTGGGTTTATCCCAGAATTTCACTCCAGCAGTCCCCTAAAGTCATTGAGGCTTAGGAGCACAAATTTCTCTGGTCAACTACCTTCTTCAATAGGGAACATAAATTCCCTATATGATATGGTTATTAGCTACTGTAACTTCTCAGGTCCCATTCCATCTTCTTTTACCAACTTGACCCAACTGTCCTATTTGGATTTGTCCCACAATCGTTTAACTGGTGAGATCCCACTTTGGATCATGAAACTGACCAAATTGAAAAGGCTATACCTTTCATTCAATGAGTTTCAGGGCACAATTCCAACTGCCATCTCTGAACTCATGAATCTTGAGTATCTTGACCTTGCTTCAAATCGCCTTAATGGAACAGTGGACATGGACATGTTTCGAAATCTCAGGAATTTAACTCTACTTCTTTTGTCATCCAATGCCTTGTCATTGGTTTCGAAACCCAGTTCGACTTTTGTTCAGAAGTTTCATGTTCTAGGATTTGGTTCATGCAACTTAACCAAGTTCCCAAGTTTCCTGCAGAACCAAAATGAATTACAGTGGCTGGACCTGTCAAACAACAGCATTCATGGCTTGATACCCAAATGGATTTTGAATATCAGTAAAGAAACCATGCAGTATCTGAACCTAGGCCAAAACTTTTTGACAGGCTTTGAGCAATCTCCTCTTTTTCTTCCCTGGTCAGCTTTAGAAGTAATAAGCCTTGGATACAACAATTTGCAAGGATCAATCCCAGTTCCTCCACCATCCACGATGGTTTACATTCTCAATGACAATGAACTGACTGGAGAAATCCCAAGATCAATTTGCAGCCTGAATCAACTCAACACCCTCGATTTGTCTTACAACAAATTGAGTGGCTTGCTTCCTCCATGTTTCAACAACTTCAGTAATTCTCTGACATATTTGAAGCTACGAAAGAACCATTTTTATGGCACGATTCCTTTGACATTCACAAAGGAAAACGGCTTAAAAATGTTCGATTTAAGCGAGAACCAATTTAAGGGTCAGATTCCAAGGTCACTTGCAATCTGCACAATGCTAGAGTATGTTGACCTCAGTAGCAATCAGATCAATGACACTTTTCCATTCTGGTTGGGAAATCTTCCTTACTTCAAAGTTCTTATCCTGCGTGCTAATCAATTCCACGGTGCAATAAAGAGCCCTGACTTGGAAACAAGCATTTATGGTTTTCCTGCTTTGCAAATCATTGATCTCTCTTATAATGATTTCTCCGGACCTTTGCCCTCGAGCTACTTCCAGAGTTGGAATGCCATGAAATTTGTACCCACCGGGGGGTTAGCATATATGAAGGCACCAATGTATCTCAAAATGGAGAGTTGTGGATGGATTAATCAGTTCCATTACTCCTTTTTACTGATGAACAAAGGCACAGAGACAGAATACGACAAGATCAATGAATTCCTCACTGTCATCGATCTTTCAAGCAACAGATTGGATGGTAACATTCCTGAGTGCATTGGCAATCTTCAAGGTCTATACTCACTCAACCTTTCCCACAACATTCTCACAGGTCACATTGTACCATCCTTGGGAAACATAACAATGTTGGAATCATTGGACCTTTCTCACAATGAGCTTACAGGGGAGATTCCTCAAGAACTAAAACAGCTCAAATCGCTTTCTTCCTTCTATGTCTCTTACAATCATCTAAGAGGTGTCATACCAAAAGGGGAACAATTTGACACTTTCGACGCGAATTCATTCGATGGGAATCCAGGATTATGTGGGAAGCAATTGTCGAAAGGGTGTGACGGGTCTGAGAACCCCCCAACATCTACAGCATTTGAAGAAGATGAAGGCTCAATCTTCGAGTTTGAGTTAGAGTGGAGAATTGTTGTGGTGGGATTTTCAACTGGGATAGCAGTTGGAGTTGGCATTGGCTACTGGTTCACCACTCGGAAACGTAGCTGA